One Periplaneta americana isolate PAMFEO1 chromosome 8, P.americana_PAMFEO1_priV1, whole genome shotgun sequence genomic region harbors:
- the LOC138705278 gene encoding AP2-associated protein kinase 1-like, translating into MMLRSTFLCILACATIVLGAEKQIKLEDIERDNLNAKQARTQQQQQQQLPQKQQQQPQQQQAKPEQPPSAPEYTAPADVSSHQANLQHQQILFQHLQAYQPQVQFQAPPTAGAVALYPATFLAGNGLGGNHLGIPTDVSGIHAVPAAYIQPQQQNTPSAAFPQQIYLHQGGYAGLQFVPAAPTPLIYTNPQELPKAEQTPGQVPQQAPVAKEVPAATAPQPPTHNPQAAVQQPQQAPAQLPPSPPPNADSNFAYNPQQNYNPIPKELQSYTTIPDAVYQGKEPDYIYDQQPTISLTNEQFNPYNALYQQPLPQRPVFSSGVKSAGPTSLKSFPSGGNIFARNSFLSPTRHFPGPGISYSSYRQGPGAF; encoded by the coding sequence atgtTACGCtcaacatttctatgcattctcGCATGCGCGACGATTGTCCTGGGGGCGGAGAAACAAATAAAGCTTGAAGACATCGAAAGAGACAACCTGAACGCCAAACAGGCGCGGAcacagcaacagcaacaacaacaattgCCACAGAAACAACAGCAACAGCCGCAACAGCAACAGGCAAAGCCTGAACAGCCGCCTTCTGCGCCTGAGTACACTGCGCCTGCAGATGTATCTTCACATCAAGCCAATCTGCAACATCAGCAGATCCTCTTCCAGCACCTGCAGGCCTACCAGCCCCAGGTGCAGTTCCAGGCACCGCCAACTGCAGGCGCTGTGGCCCTGTACCCTGCCACCTTCCTAGCAGGCAACGGCCTTGGCGGAAACCACCTGGGAATCCCGACTGACGTCAGTGGCATCCATGCAGTTCCTGCAGCGTATATTCAACCCCAACAACAGAACACCCCTTCCGCTGCTTTCCCGCAGCAGATCTACCTGCACCAGGGAGGATACGCTGGTCTACAGTTCGTGCCGGCAGCTCCAACACCACTGATCTACACCAACCCGCAGGAGCTACCCAAAGCAGAGCAGACACCTGGCCAGGTCCCACAACAGGCACCAGTCGCTAAGGAAGTTCCAGCCGCAACGGCTCCACAGCCACCCACACACAACCCTCAAGCTGCGGTCCAGCAGCCCCAACAGGCCCCAGCACAACTTCCACCTTCACCTCCTCCAAACGCTGACTCAAACTTCGCTTACAACCCACAACAAAATTACAATCCGATTCCTAAAGAACTTCAGAGCTACACAACCATTCCAGATGCGGTCTACCAGGGCAAAGAACCCGACTACATCTACGATCAGCAACCGACCATTTCTTTAACAAATGAACAGTTCAACCCTTACAATGCTTTGTACCAGCAGCCGCTGCCTCAGAGGCCTGTCTTCTCTTCTGGAGTTAAATCAGCCGGTCCAACATCACTTAAAAGTTTTCCCAGTGGAGGAAATATCTTCGCCAGAAATAGTTTCCTCAGCCCCACGCGACATTTTCCAGGGCCTGGTATTAGCTACAGCAGTTACAGACAAGGACCCGGCGCGTTCTAA